A stretch of the Marivirga tractuosa DSM 4126 genome encodes the following:
- a CDS encoding TonB-dependent receptor, with translation MKIIAITVLLAVGFNYQYLFSQNQSENKDNYSNFQNYIDFNMKLVDFENSLYVSDFKTTEFQIENGFHYHINKLIDVSFGINGGVILGIPYENRLQAYFNSGNVSGLDTFLKYYDEIDYLDQTLAKTRFYIGLHPQIGFNIADKWKLKLGTEIRYFFKPFFEERSYFGNTYREDGVDYILLGNVGLNYILNENISIGINYDRGISYLRRILIIDSDGNEPYTSSVTYHSLGLNISYSF, from the coding sequence ATGAAAATTATTGCAATAACAGTACTTCTAGCGGTAGGCTTCAACTACCAATATTTATTTTCTCAAAACCAAAGTGAAAATAAAGACAACTACTCTAATTTTCAAAATTACATTGATTTTAATATGAAATTAGTTGATTTTGAAAATAGTCTTTATGTCAGTGATTTTAAAACCACTGAGTTTCAAATAGAAAATGGTTTTCATTATCATATAAATAAACTCATTGATGTTTCTTTTGGTATCAATGGAGGCGTTATTTTAGGAATTCCATACGAAAATCGATTGCAAGCTTACTTTAATAGTGGTAATGTTTCGGGTTTAGACACCTTTCTTAAATATTACGATGAAATCGATTACCTAGATCAAACCTTGGCTAAAACCAGATTTTATATTGGGCTGCACCCTCAAATTGGCTTTAATATTGCTGATAAATGGAAGCTTAAACTTGGAACTGAAATACGATATTTCTTTAAACCTTTTTTTGAAGAGAGGTCATATTTTGGAAACACCTATAGAGAGGATGGAGTAGATTACATCTTATTGGGAAATGTAGGACTAAATTATATTTTAAATGAGAATATTTCGATAGGTATTAATTATGATAGAGGAATTTCATACTTACGCAGAATACTAATAATAGATTCGGATGGGAATGAACCCTATACAAGTTCTGTTACCTACCATAGTTTAGGATTAAACATTTCATATTCATTTTAA
- the miaB gene encoding tRNA (N6-isopentenyl adenosine(37)-C2)-methylthiotransferase MiaB, with protein sequence MSELIKDLDIIAEETKTEESCAVQVSKEENTGKSRKLYIESYGCQMNFSDSEIVTSIMKENGFDTTNDFNNADVIFLNTCSIREKAELTVRKRLTDFNKVKARKPEMQIGVLGCMAERLKTKLLEEEKIVDIVAGPDSYRDLPNLVKTVDDGEKAVNTFLSREETYADISPVRLNSNGVTAFISIMRGCDNMCSFCVVPFTRGRERSRDPFSIVQEAQDLFDKGYREVTLLGQNVDSYKWSEEINNKARLEKIEKKEEVEVINFANLIEMVANVSPDLRVRFSTSHPKDITDEVLHTMKKYENICKYIHLPAQSGNSRILKMMNRTYDRDWYINRVDAIRNILGEECGISSDMIAGFCSETEEEHQDTLTLMDYVKYDFSYMFFYSERPGTLAEKRYEDDIPLETKKKRLQEIINKQREYSLERNQLDLNKVHKVLVEGTSKRSEEQLQGRNTANKVVIFPKENYKKGDYVDVFVEECTGATLIGKAV encoded by the coding sequence ATGAGTGAATTGATCAAAGATTTGGACATCATTGCTGAAGAAACCAAAACGGAAGAATCTTGCGCTGTTCAGGTTTCAAAAGAAGAAAATACTGGCAAAAGCCGAAAATTGTATATAGAAAGCTACGGCTGTCAAATGAATTTCTCTGATAGCGAAATCGTCACTTCCATCATGAAAGAAAATGGTTTTGATACCACCAATGATTTCAATAATGCCGATGTCATTTTCCTAAACACCTGCTCTATTAGAGAAAAAGCAGAGCTGACTGTCCGAAAAAGATTGACAGACTTCAATAAAGTAAAAGCCCGCAAGCCTGAAATGCAAATTGGTGTCTTAGGATGCATGGCCGAACGCTTGAAAACCAAACTTTTAGAAGAAGAGAAAATAGTTGACATTGTGGCTGGACCTGATTCCTACCGTGATTTACCGAATTTGGTAAAAACTGTAGACGATGGTGAAAAGGCAGTAAATACTTTCTTAAGCAGGGAAGAAACTTATGCTGATATCAGCCCAGTAAGGTTAAATTCCAATGGCGTAACGGCATTTATTTCCATCATGCGTGGATGTGATAATATGTGTTCTTTCTGTGTAGTGCCATTCACCAGAGGACGAGAAAGAAGCCGTGATCCTTTTTCAATCGTACAAGAAGCTCAGGATTTATTCGACAAGGGCTACAGAGAAGTAACGCTTCTAGGTCAAAATGTAGACTCTTATAAATGGTCTGAGGAAATTAATAATAAAGCTAGATTAGAGAAAATTGAGAAAAAGGAAGAAGTTGAAGTTATCAATTTCGCCAATTTAATTGAAATGGTAGCCAATGTTTCACCTGATTTAAGAGTAAGATTCTCAACCTCTCACCCGAAAGATATTACAGATGAAGTATTGCATACTATGAAAAAGTATGAAAATATCTGTAAATACATTCACCTGCCAGCACAAAGCGGTAATTCACGTATTCTAAAAATGATGAACCGAACTTACGACAGAGATTGGTACATCAATAGAGTGGATGCTATCCGTAATATATTAGGAGAAGAATGCGGTATTTCATCCGATATGATAGCTGGTTTCTGTTCTGAAACTGAAGAAGAACATCAAGATACTTTGACCTTGATGGATTATGTGAAATATGATTTCTCCTATATGTTCTTTTATTCTGAAAGACCTGGGACTTTAGCTGAAAAACGATATGAAGACGATATTCCGTTGGAAACGAAGAAGAAAAGGCTTCAGGAAATTATCAATAAGCAAAGAGAGTATTCTCTCGAAAGAAATCAATTGGATTTAAATAAAGTTCATAAGGTATTGGTCGAGGGTACTTCCAAGAGATCTGAAGAGCAATTGCAAGGAAGAAACACAGCCAACAAGGTGGTGATATTCCCGAAAGAAAATTATAAAAAAGGCGATTATGTTGACGTATTTGTAGAAGAGTGTACAGGTGCAACATTAATTGGTAAAGCGGTCTAA
- a CDS encoding sigma-54 interaction domain-containing protein, whose amino-acid sequence MDIQTIKNRFGIIGNSDHLNFAIKVAMQVAPTDMTVLITGESGVGKESFSKIIHQLSARKHGQFIAVNCGAIPEGTIDSELFGHEKGSFTGAYDARKGYFEVTDGGTIFLDEIGEMPLPTQSRLLRVLENGEFIRVGSSKVMKTDVRVVAATNVNLIQAVEKGKFREDLYYRLNTVPIFVPPLRDRGQDIELLFRKFTSDFAEKHHVNPIKLTEGAKQALMAYRYPGNIRQLKNLAEQISLLEMEREVDKDILLKYLPQEGNMMPAIYKSQDNTGGGDKSNFSERDILYKILFDMRNDVEELKKLVHNVLKNENYGEEIIKDNEDLFEVKQNEFKENADGIRTPYLLDSRKEEEDDANESFNIEDYQDADHEIEEESLSLEKKEKEMIERALSKNQNKRKYAARDLGISERTLYRKIKQYDL is encoded by the coding sequence TTGGATATACAAACTATAAAAAATAGATTTGGCATAATCGGAAATTCCGATCATTTAAACTTTGCCATCAAAGTAGCCATGCAGGTTGCCCCTACCGACATGACCGTCCTTATAACGGGTGAAAGTGGTGTAGGTAAAGAATCATTCTCTAAAATCATTCACCAACTTAGCGCCAGAAAACATGGCCAGTTTATAGCTGTAAACTGCGGTGCTATTCCAGAAGGCACTATTGACTCAGAACTTTTCGGACATGAAAAAGGATCGTTTACCGGTGCCTACGATGCCAGAAAAGGCTATTTTGAAGTAACAGATGGAGGAACAATCTTTTTGGATGAAATAGGTGAAATGCCACTTCCTACACAGTCGCGATTGTTGAGGGTGTTGGAAAATGGAGAATTCATCAGAGTTGGTTCTTCTAAAGTGATGAAAACCGATGTTCGTGTAGTTGCTGCTACCAATGTTAACTTGATCCAGGCAGTGGAGAAAGGGAAATTCAGAGAGGATTTATACTACCGATTAAATACCGTCCCCATTTTTGTTCCACCTTTAAGGGATAGAGGGCAAGACATCGAATTGCTCTTTAGAAAATTTACATCGGATTTTGCTGAAAAACATCATGTCAACCCAATAAAGCTTACAGAAGGTGCTAAGCAAGCTTTAATGGCCTATCGTTACCCTGGAAACATTCGCCAGTTAAAAAATTTAGCTGAACAAATTTCTCTATTAGAAATGGAGCGTGAAGTTGACAAAGATATTCTACTAAAATATCTCCCTCAGGAAGGTAATATGATGCCTGCAATTTACAAAAGCCAGGATAACACTGGCGGTGGAGATAAAAGCAATTTTTCAGAAAGAGATATATTGTATAAAATTCTTTTTGACATGCGAAATGATGTGGAAGAGCTGAAAAAGTTAGTTCACAACGTGTTGAAGAATGAAAACTACGGAGAAGAAATCATTAAGGATAATGAAGACTTGTTTGAAGTTAAGCAAAATGAATTCAAAGAAAATGCAGATGGAATTAGAACGCCCTATTTACTAGACAGCCGAAAAGAAGAGGAAGATGATGCTAATGAGAGCTTCAATATAGAGGATTACCAAGATGCCGATCATGAAATAGAGGAAGAATCTTTATCCTTGGAAAAGAAAGAAAAAGAAATGATTGAACGGGCTCTTTCCAAAAATCAGAATAAAAGAAAATATGCGGCACGGGATTTGGGTATTTCAGAGCGTACATTATATAGAAAAATCAAACAGTATGACCTTTAA
- a CDS encoding metallophosphoesterase family protein has protein sequence MKIGLISDTHSYWDDTIPNYFKDCDEIWHAGDVGEAGQILEKLNQIAPTLVVYGNIDTPEFQRTYPEDLFIERERVKIFMTHIGGKPPSYNPRVRKLIESEKPDVFICGHSHILRAMPDKKPHNLLYLNPGAAGNQGFHKIRTMMRFEINNGKVEKLEVIELGKRG, from the coding sequence ATGAAAATAGGCTTAATATCTGATACACACAGCTATTGGGATGACACAATCCCAAACTATTTCAAAGACTGCGATGAAATATGGCATGCAGGTGATGTGGGGGAAGCAGGTCAGATACTGGAGAAGCTAAATCAGATTGCACCGACTTTGGTAGTTTATGGAAATATTGATACTCCTGAATTTCAAAGGACTTATCCAGAAGATTTATTTATTGAGAGAGAAAGAGTGAAAATATTCATGACTCACATAGGAGGGAAGCCGCCTTCTTACAATCCTAGAGTCAGGAAATTAATTGAATCCGAAAAGCCTGATGTTTTTATTTGCGGACATTCTCATATTTTAAGAGCTATGCCCGATAAAAAGCCTCATAATTTACTCTATCTAAATCCGGGTGCTGCAGGTAATCAAGGCTTTCATAAAATCAGGACGATGATGCGATTTGAGATTAATAATGGTAAAGTAGAGAAGTTGGAGGTGATTGAATTGGGGAAAAGGGGGTAA
- a CDS encoding tetratricopeptide repeat protein, whose amino-acid sequence MDKQRLTTLINQPDKLEETDFRDLKNLKNDHPYFQALSTLITIGSKKYKPESEKKHLQSAAIYALDRKHLKEILSRDYDSNTTAEVVEKNPQQTNETTVAKNKVVSEHPETYRKPERETKPKRDSKIESTPLADSTHLPDSFFEDLFKEMEALKAEKENYQKTLEKFEANKSEDVKPKTRAKTARKTTARTASRKTTTAKPSAAKKTATKPKTTTAKKTSTTKKASTAKTTAKKTATAKPKESTKKTSSTKAKKTTKTAEKKPRKDEHDIIEEITSRKELKISDAHKKEQLNIINNFIEKEPVLTKRINPDNQSNKQEAEDLSASSTNLSDDVVSETLAKLMIKQGRKQKAIDIYKKLIWKFPQKKTYFVEIIDELKKES is encoded by the coding sequence GTGGACAAACAAAGGCTTACAACCCTTATTAATCAACCAGATAAACTAGAAGAGACAGACTTCAGAGATTTAAAAAATCTGAAGAACGACCACCCCTATTTTCAAGCTTTATCGACTTTAATTACGATTGGGTCTAAAAAATATAAGCCAGAAAGTGAAAAAAAGCATTTACAATCAGCTGCTATTTATGCTTTAGACAGAAAGCACCTTAAGGAAATATTATCAAGGGATTATGATTCGAACACTACCGCTGAAGTGGTGGAAAAAAATCCTCAACAGACAAATGAAACTACAGTAGCCAAAAATAAAGTAGTTTCTGAACATCCCGAGACCTATAGAAAGCCAGAAAGAGAAACGAAACCTAAAAGGGATTCCAAAATAGAGAGCACCCCACTTGCAGACTCAACTCATTTGCCAGACTCCTTTTTTGAAGATTTGTTTAAGGAAATGGAGGCCTTAAAAGCTGAAAAGGAAAATTATCAGAAAACTTTAGAAAAATTCGAGGCAAATAAATCGGAAGACGTAAAACCGAAAACCAGAGCTAAAACAGCAAGAAAAACAACTGCAAGAACTGCAAGTAGAAAAACCACTACTGCGAAACCATCCGCAGCTAAGAAAACCGCCACAAAACCTAAAACCACAACTGCTAAAAAGACTAGCACAACAAAAAAAGCAAGCACGGCTAAAACTACAGCTAAAAAAACAGCTACTGCAAAGCCTAAAGAAAGCACTAAAAAAACTTCAAGTACTAAGGCTAAGAAAACAACAAAAACTGCAGAAAAGAAGCCAAGAAAAGATGAACATGATATAATTGAAGAAATAACTTCAAGAAAAGAATTAAAAATCAGTGATGCTCACAAAAAGGAACAATTAAATATCATCAACAACTTTATTGAGAAAGAGCCTGTTCTTACAAAAAGAATAAACCCTGATAATCAGTCGAATAAGCAAGAAGCTGAAGATCTTTCGGCTAGCAGCACCAATCTTTCTGACGATGTAGTTTCTGAAACTTTGGCAAAATTGATGATAAAACAAGGAAGAAAGCAAAAAGCCATTGATATTTACAAGAAATTAATTTGGAAATTTCCACAAAAAAAGACGTACTTTGTCGAAATTATAGATGAGTTAAAAAAAGAATCATAA
- the hppD gene encoding 4-hydroxyphenylpyruvate dioxygenase, which produces MEQDFLPINGTDYIEFYVGNAKQSAMYYQTAFGFELKAYAGPETGIKDRASYMLQQGKIRLVLTSSLAPDTEVSKHVNLHGDGVKVLALWVDDAELSYNETTKRGAKSHTPPKTIKDEHGEVTVASIHTYGDTIHTFVNRHDYKGVFLPGFVEKTSELPVKPIGLKYVDHCVGNVGWGEMNTWVDFYRDVMGFNLLITFDDKDIATDYTALMSKVVSNGNGFIKFPINEPAEGKKKSQIEEYIDFYKGAGVQHIAIATDDIVDTVSEMRRRGVEFLRVPDTYYESLWERVGEIEEDIEPIRENNILVDRDDEGYLLQIFTKPVQDRPTVFYEIIQRKGAKSFGKGNFKALFEAIEREQELRGNL; this is translated from the coding sequence ATGGAACAGGATTTTTTGCCTATTAATGGCACCGATTACATCGAATTTTATGTTGGAAATGCAAAGCAATCAGCTATGTATTACCAAACAGCTTTTGGATTTGAGTTGAAAGCCTATGCCGGACCAGAAACAGGCATCAAAGACAGGGCTTCGTATATGTTGCAGCAAGGGAAAATCCGTTTGGTTTTGACCTCTTCTTTAGCACCTGATACGGAAGTGTCTAAACATGTGAATTTGCATGGAGATGGCGTAAAAGTATTAGCGCTTTGGGTGGATGATGCTGAATTGTCTTATAATGAAACTACTAAAAGAGGAGCGAAATCCCATACTCCACCAAAAACCATTAAAGATGAACATGGTGAGGTAACGGTAGCTTCTATTCATACTTATGGAGACACCATTCATACTTTTGTGAATAGACATGATTATAAGGGTGTTTTCTTGCCAGGCTTCGTAGAAAAAACAAGTGAATTGCCAGTGAAACCTATTGGTTTGAAATATGTTGACCATTGTGTAGGCAATGTTGGATGGGGTGAAATGAATACTTGGGTTGATTTCTACCGAGATGTAATGGGCTTCAATCTATTAATAACCTTTGATGATAAAGACATCGCTACGGATTATACCGCATTAATGTCCAAGGTAGTTTCTAATGGAAATGGTTTTATTAAGTTCCCAATCAATGAGCCGGCAGAAGGTAAAAAGAAATCTCAAATTGAAGAATATATAGATTTCTATAAAGGGGCTGGTGTTCAGCATATTGCCATTGCTACTGATGATATTGTAGATACAGTATCTGAAATGCGCAGAAGAGGAGTAGAATTTTTAAGAGTTCCTGATACCTATTATGAGAGTTTATGGGAAAGAGTAGGTGAAATAGAAGAGGATATTGAACCAATCCGGGAGAATAATATTTTGGTGGATCGAGATGATGAAGGTTATTTACTTCAGATTTTTACAAAGCCTGTTCAGGATAGACCAACTGTTTTTTATGAAATCATTCAGAGAAAAGGAGCTAAATCTTTCGGTAAAGGAAACTTTAAAGCTTTATTTGAGGCTATTGAGAGAGAGCAGGAGTTGAGAGGGAATTTGTAA
- a CDS encoding phospho-sugar mutase encodes MTSQEKAQQWLESKSVDEATKQQIKELQENNKEEFEESFYKDLEFGTGGLRGIMGVGSNRMNKYTLGMATQGLSNYLNKTFKEQGVSVAIAHDCRNNAEEFARVVADVFTANNIKVFFFDSLRPTPELSFAIRHLGCKSGVVLTASHNPKEYNGYKAYWTDGAQMVAPHDLNVMNEVQSITSIDEVHFEGKETLIESIGEDIDEAYLDEVKKISLFPDATEADKSINIVFSSIHGTGITLVPKALEMYGFKNVHIVEDQAEPNGNFPTVVYPNPEEKEAMSMALAKGKEVDADIVMATDPDADRVGIAIKNARNEFELLNGNQTGSLLIYYLLSRWSELGKLDGNQYIVKTIVTTELFKNIADAYQVESYDTLTGFKNIAAVIRELEGKKTFIGGGEESYGYMISDYVRDKDAIASVAMIAEMTAYVKSQGKTLYEYLIEMYLKFGFYREDLVSITKKGKSGSEEIKAMMTRFREEPPKKLAGTKVVEVRDYQKSTILDMESGKKSRLDFPSSNVLQFFLEDGSKISARPSGTEPKIKFYVSVKGKLRSKESFEADFSELGDIIKSYLDGLDL; translated from the coding sequence ATGACAAGTCAGGAAAAAGCCCAACAATGGTTAGAAAGTAAATCAGTAGATGAAGCTACCAAACAGCAGATTAAAGAACTGCAGGAGAATAATAAAGAAGAATTTGAGGAATCATTTTATAAGGACTTGGAATTTGGAACGGGTGGTTTACGTGGAATTATGGGTGTTGGGAGTAACCGAATGAACAAATATACTTTAGGAATGGCTACTCAAGGCTTGAGCAATTATTTGAACAAAACCTTTAAAGAGCAGGGGGTTTCTGTTGCTATTGCACATGATTGTCGAAATAATGCTGAAGAATTTGCTAGAGTGGTAGCTGATGTTTTTACTGCCAATAATATAAAAGTATTCTTTTTTGATAGCTTGCGTCCAACACCAGAATTATCTTTCGCCATTCGTCATTTGGGCTGTAAAAGTGGAGTGGTTTTAACAGCATCGCATAACCCTAAAGAATATAATGGATACAAAGCTTATTGGACAGATGGTGCACAAATGGTTGCTCCACATGATTTGAATGTGATGAATGAAGTGCAGTCCATAACATCTATTGATGAAGTACATTTTGAAGGAAAAGAGACATTAATTGAAAGTATAGGTGAAGATATAGATGAAGCTTATTTGGACGAGGTGAAGAAAATATCGCTTTTTCCTGATGCAACTGAAGCTGATAAATCCATTAATATTGTTTTCTCCTCTATTCATGGAACAGGTATCACATTGGTGCCTAAGGCTTTAGAGATGTATGGTTTTAAGAATGTGCATATTGTTGAAGATCAAGCTGAACCAAACGGTAATTTTCCAACTGTAGTTTATCCTAATCCAGAGGAAAAAGAAGCGATGTCGATGGCTTTGGCTAAAGGGAAAGAAGTTGATGCAGATATTGTTATGGCTACTGACCCAGATGCTGACCGTGTAGGGATTGCCATTAAAAATGCAAGAAATGAGTTCGAGCTACTCAATGGAAATCAAACAGGTTCATTATTAATCTATTATTTATTGAGCAGATGGAGTGAGTTAGGAAAGTTGGATGGCAATCAATACATAGTAAAGACTATTGTAACCACAGAACTTTTCAAAAATATAGCGGATGCATACCAAGTGGAGAGTTATGATACTTTAACAGGTTTCAAAAATATAGCAGCAGTTATCCGTGAGCTTGAAGGAAAGAAAACTTTTATTGGTGGTGGAGAAGAAAGCTACGGCTACATGATAAGCGATTATGTGCGCGATAAAGATGCAATAGCTTCCGTGGCCATGATTGCTGAAATGACGGCTTATGTGAAATCTCAAGGGAAAACGCTTTATGAATACTTGATTGAGATGTATTTGAAATTTGGTTTTTATCGTGAAGATTTGGTTTCCATTACTAAAAAAGGAAAATCAGGTAGCGAAGAAATAAAAGCCATGATGACTAGGTTTAGAGAAGAACCTCCAAAAAAATTAGCAGGAACCAAAGTAGTGGAAGTAAGAGATTATCAGAAATCCACTATTTTGGATATGGAAAGTGGTAAGAAGAGCCGATTGGATTTTCCTTCTTCTAATGTGCTTCAATTCTTTTTGGAAGATGGAAGTAAGATTTCTGCCAGACCTTCTGGTACGGAGCCTAAAATTAAGTTCTATGTAAGTGTGAAAGGAAAATTAAGAAGTAAAGAGAGTTTTGAAGCAGATTTCTCTGAACTGGGTGATATTATAAAATCTTATTTGGATGGGCTGGATTTGTAG
- a CDS encoding LptE family protein, with product MTFKSILSFLFLAIFTSSCGVYSFTGASISPDIKTMSIQYFYNDSGNGPPNLQQTFTEEIRDYYQQNTSLELVDNNGDLQLEGSITGYRVQPIAVTASGNPNLADAAGAQRLTITVKVSYVNTKDEVFNFDNKSFSFYADFDATSNTLTAVEDQLIETITDQIILDIFNASVANW from the coding sequence ATGACCTTTAAAAGTATTTTAAGCTTTTTATTCTTAGCAATATTCACCAGTTCTTGTGGCGTTTACAGCTTTACGGGAGCTTCTATTTCTCCTGATATAAAAACCATGTCCATCCAATATTTTTACAATGATTCAGGAAATGGTCCACCCAATTTACAACAAACTTTCACGGAAGAAATTAGAGATTACTATCAACAAAATACTAGTTTGGAGTTAGTTGACAATAACGGTGATCTGCAGTTGGAAGGCTCCATTACTGGCTATAGAGTGCAACCTATTGCTGTTACAGCTTCTGGGAATCCAAATTTAGCAGATGCCGCTGGTGCGCAAAGATTGACCATAACGGTAAAGGTTAGTTATGTAAATACAAAGGATGAAGTTTTCAATTTTGACAATAAATCTTTTTCATTTTATGCAGATTTTGACGCTACATCCAATACCTTAACCGCAGTAGAAGACCAATTGATAGAAACCATTACAGATCAGATTATTTTAGATATATTTAATGCATCAGTAGCAAATTGGTAA
- the secG gene encoding preprotein translocase subunit SecG, whose product MLTLLITLIILVAILLVLVVLAQNSKGGGLSSQFGGSGASQVVGVKRTGDILEKITWVLAISLVVLSLASSFVIKTTTVDTGFTSPNIEKAQDETLLPGMESGGEEGLLPPAEEEGNTEGASQDGGNQELIEGLQDSEEGNSEE is encoded by the coding sequence ATGTTAACATTATTAATTACTTTAATCATTTTAGTTGCCATTTTGTTGGTGTTGGTAGTATTAGCTCAAAATTCTAAAGGCGGTGGTTTATCCAGCCAATTTGGAGGTTCTGGAGCTAGTCAGGTGGTGGGCGTAAAAAGAACAGGCGATATCTTGGAGAAAATCACTTGGGTATTGGCGATTAGTCTAGTGGTATTAAGCTTAGCTTCTTCTTTTGTAATCAAAACTACAACTGTTGATACAGGCTTTACTAGTCCTAACATTGAAAAAGCTCAAGACGAAACTTTACTTCCTGGAATGGAAAGTGGCGGTGAAGAAGGCTTATTGCCTCCAGCTGAGGAAGAAGGAAATACAGAAGGTGCAAGCCAAGATGGTGGAAATCAGGAATTGATTGAAGGACTTCAAGACTCTGAAGAAGGCAATTCAGAAGAATAA